A genomic window from Vanessa cardui chromosome Z, ilVanCard2.1, whole genome shotgun sequence includes:
- the LOC124542877 gene encoding CCR4-NOT transcription complex subunit 1 isoform X3 codes for MNLDPLTFSLSQINYLVANLSKKNFKQTSQELSQIVSLYGLEAENQLLRCLLTEAAKTSWDNDRPGTAFSVHATLLAQHLASLLNHPAKSTVVCRTLDHPTRSLQKVLKPANTLLTRLARLLKLTTAQDVAFSLVLRRNSSKPEIVSLAKNHLKKRFLDFVQCYLDAERGHQVERAGLQECSPEVLQTLLTSLAYDNFRLAAVTKDLFLKRLRIDFPREVVPIVLAPLLYPDDTQTPLEEMTTSDDMAAAMMDNSLAEIIRDIGYTFTASVEDCKNNMINFGAREPTAIDIARIISMMVRYHATLPEGPQIQTPGNYWMNHEAKKEAIAHGHPETWNVEIFVQTLKELASNLNWKEVILQLDHQEFIVPDRQGLSLLFTILRLGLQSAGYPANIFPVEYLCRRWTNLEGQMSLITNILKHPDIFSFADHPFHPVSIDLLKSPPETDNKEISTWRCLYLVELLLYASERGYYMQVHELFKFPLQHCPDILILALLQINPPVTVFRQELLTMLIPIFLGNHPNSGIILQHAWHSQNPNIKPIIMHAMADWYIRGESDQSKLSRILDVAQDLKALSLLLNVQSFPFVIDLACLASRREYLKLDKWLTDKIRDHGETFVSAMVKFLQRRCPQVLGKVPDEQLPKAAQLPPETIGTMLACLQLCIPNVQQELQEAIYNVIANCQTLILSKARPGIPGIARPHTRVLETPFNPAGLGGQLFTPHVDAIANLTPNVANMTLGAPANTAFAMPGTLGPLVTAPASPSRLMGAGPNSPFAMMQMQHNPNVANMSALARMPPVPAMDKPRLPDPIHFPEIMHNVSKEIEDEANSYFQRIYNHPPHPTLSIDEVLEMLKKFQDSSNKREREVFSCMLRNLFEEYKFFPQYPDKELHITAQLFGGIIEKGLVPSYVSLGLALRFVLDALRKPEGSKMYYFGIAALDRFKSRLKDYHKYCEHVRAIPHFSEFPPHLVEYIEYGLQSQEPPTKPQGAVLPASLAAMLNQSAVVTVSAPYRAVVCVHNPISVISKVTNCAAGGIGSRPSIANATNIDTLLTATDRDEKINAPPEAIQDKTAFIFNNLSQLNLQTKCEELKEIITDEYYQWLSQYLVMKRASIELNFHALYSNFLDVLKIREINKMVTKETYRNIRVLLRSDKGIANFSDRSLLKNLGHWLGMLTLARNQPILYVDLDLKALLLEAYHKGQQELLYVVPFVAKVLESCAKSVVFRPPNPWSMALMNVLAELHQEPDLKLNLKFEIEVLCKNLSLDITDLKPSLYLKDPEKLRTIEFQLSQPKPNKEPANVIPVNQAVVQAPQIQMMPPQPPMIPIEDMSGTVPTPTSGMIPNDPSMMGVLGLPEPRFNYLDVNVSSTSAFGQKICFNPHIILFQNYPHLKQFVKPAIERSIQEWIHPVVDRSIKYALTTCEQIIRKDFAFDPDEVRMRTCAHHMMRNLTAGMAMITCREQIISTISTNLKAAFITALIPTTPQQDIIESAAAVLATENMELACAFIQKTAVEKALPELDKRLMNDYEMRKIARQEGRRYYDPMVLTYQTERIPERVRLRVGGPTDLQISVYEEFACNIPGFMPVRDAGMFIPKPSAQEQIPQMTFSQVMNPTQVYGTDEMGTLITTAELFLSNALTVPLFAVQATNTHTLLECLIIARRNRDIVSGYTLLQRAVEGLLDGHIVQPGTNPEHAEMMTRYRDIHLRVLKLLEDARVYGHAWTTKQITYCVTECRDELRYNLEAIDCLVRNHLINLPQYDLALAHLMDNGNNYLAVAFAMQLVQLYLVDDRNNLYATESDLYHTTETLVRMMSHSRQPPPEGLATLIETIRINQDPSTYLGERSPLGPTAHIHNGILQVRARDYEDPPGLQEKTENLLREWRNVLLSPLTEIEIGQNFNIYVHRMNMNGILKSDDMITRFFRIATQMCIENVYQLLTEDRMNPPPVPPKREKYYAICDSFIKLVSLLIKNTADGGNPTPKLNLLNKILGIIAGCLLQDHEEHGANFQQLPYHRLLLILFLDMNMAEPVLESMNYQVLTAFCHTLRIIRPSVAPGFCYAWLEIVAHRAFVNRVLAVTPQQKGWGMYSTLLIDLFKFLDPFLRNTELATPVMMLYKGTLKVLLVLLHDFPEFLCDYHYGFCDEIPPNCIQMRNLILSAFPRNMRLPDPFTPNLKVDLLAEITLPPRAVINYATIIPSSQFKKDLDAYIKARAPVTFLSELRSNMQVVNEPGRRYNSQLMNAVVLYVGTQAIAHIRSKGQTPNMSTIAHSAHMDIFQNFTVDFDYEGRYLFLNAIANQLRYPNSHTHYFSCCLLYLFAEANSEAVQEQITRMLLERLIVNRPHPWGLLITFIELIKNPIYKFWSHEFVHCAPEIEKLPRGAAKRGAPATATFHFSTCKTRLTMEQIIQKVNSILNPCPHSAPPDETDGKQCDKVISDSVNQ; via the exons ATGAACCTGGACCCTTTAACGTTTAGCTTATCACAAATCAATTATCTCGTTGCAAATTTAAGTAAGAAGAATTTCAAGCAAACTAGTCAAGAGTTGTCCCAG ATTGTCAGTCTCTATGGCTTGGAAGCAGAGAATCAACTGCTGAGGTGTCTGCTTACTGAGGCGGCGAAGACATCGTGGGACAACGACCGTCCAGGGACTGCGTTCAGTGTTCACGCGACTCTACTAGCGCAGCATCTGGCGTCGCTTCTGAATCATCCTGCAAAGTCTACTGTGGTCTGTCGGACACTAGATCATCCAACACGATCACTACAAAAG GTATTAAAACCTGCCAACACACTCCTTACTCGACTCGCAAGATTGCTGAAATTGACTACGGCCCAAGATGTTGCTTTCTCATTGGTGTTGAGAAGAAATTCATCAAAGCCTGAGATTGTTTCTCTTGCTAAAAACCACTTGAAGAAACGGTTTTTAGACTTTGTTCAGTGCTATCTTGACGCAG AACGCGGACATCAAGTTGAGCGTGCAGGTCTTCAGGAATGCAGCCCTGAAGTTTTGCAAACTCTCTTAACTAGCCTCGCTTACGACAATTTTCGGCTAGCCGCAGTTACTAAGGACCTATTTTTGAAACGTTTACGCATTGACTTTCCACGTGAAGTAGTGCCTATAGTGTTAGCGCCGCTACTTTACCCTGACGATACACAAACACCCCTCGAGGAAATGACCACATCTGACGACATGGCAGCAGCTATGATGGACAACTCACTAGCGGAAATAATTCGAGATATTGGCTATACATTTACAGCTTCAGTAGAAGACTGCAAAAACAACATGATTAATTTCGGAGCGCGGGAGCCAACGGCTATCGACATAGCTAGAATAATTTCAATGATGGTGAGATACCATGCCACACTACCAGAAGGCCCGCAAATCCAAACGCCTGGAAATTATTGGATGAACCACGAAGCGAAGAAAGAAGCCATTGCGCATGGACACCCAGAGACATGGAATGTTGAAATTTTTGTACAAACATTAAAAGAGTTAGCTTCTAATTTAAACTGGAAAGAGGTCATTTTACAACTAGACCATCAAGAATTTATTGTTCCTGACAGACAAGGTTTAAGTTTACTCTTCACGATTTTGCGATTAGGTCTTCAGAGCGCCGGTTATCCAGCCAACATATTTCCCGTAGAATATCTATGTCGAAGATGGACAAATTTAGAAGGTCAAATGAGCTTGATCACTAATATCCTCAAACACCCAGACATATTTAGTTTTGCAGATCATCCCTTCCATCCAGTTTCGATTGATCTGTTAAAATCCCCACCTGAAACTGATAATAAGGAAATATCGACATGGCGCTGTCTTTACTTGGTGGAACTTTTACTGTACGCATCAGAACGTGGCTACTACATGCAAGTTCACGAATTATTTAAGTTTCCTCTTCAACACTGTCCTGATATTTTAATTCTTGCTCTATTACAAATAAACCCACCAGTAACAGTATTCAGACAGGAATTATTAACAATGCTCATTCCAATTTTTCTTGGCAACCATCCTAATTCAGGTATAATTTTACAACACGCGTGGCATTCACAAAATCCTAATATAAAGCCAATAATTATGCACGCTATGGCCGATTGGTACATTCGCGGCGAAAGCGATCAATCAAAACTATCGAGAATATTGGATGTCGCACAAGATCTGAAGGCATTGTCCTTGCTGTTGAATGTCCAGTCTTTTCCGTTTGTCATAGATTTAGCGTGCTTAgcatcccgaagagagtattTGAAATTGGACAAATGGCTGACGGATAAAATACGTGATCATGGTGAGACTTTCGTTTCAGCGATGGTTAAGTTTCTTCAGCGACGATGCCCGCAAGTACTCGGCAAAGTGCCAGACGAGCAACTGCCTAAAGCCGCTCAGTTGCCCCCAGAAACTATTGGCACAATGTTGGCATGCTTGCAATTATGTATTCCTAATGTACAGCAAGAGCTACAGGAAGcgatttataatgttatagcTAATTGTCAGACATTGATATTGAGCAAAGCAAGACCAGGTATACCGGGCATTGCCCGTCCGCATACAAGAGTATTAGAGACACCTTTTAACCCTGCTGGTTTGGGTGGACAGCTGTTCACGCCACACGTAGATGCTATTGCTAATTTAACACCAAACGTCGCCAATATGACTTTAGGTGCACCAGCAAATACTGCTTTTGCCATGCCTGGCACACTAGGGCCATTGGTTACAGCTCCAGCATCGCCATCGAGACTCATGGGTGCAGGGCCAAACAGTCCTTTTGCGATGATGCAAATGCAGCATAACCCTAATGTCGCTAATATGTCTGCTCTTGCCAGAATGCCTCCTGTACCCGCAATGGACAAACCTCGTTTACCGGATCCTATTCACTTCCCAGAAATTATGCATAATGTGTCCAAGGAAATCGAAGATGAAGCTAACAGCTACTTCCAAAGGATATACAATCATCCTCCACATCCGACTCTGTCGATAGACGAGGTATTAGAAATGTTAAAGAAGTTCCAAGACTCATCAAATAAAAGAGAACGAGAGGTGTTTTCTTGCATGCTCCGAAACCTTTTCGAAGAATACAAGTTTTTCCCGCAATACCCAGACAAAGAACTACATATTACAGCGCAATTATTTGGTGGTATAATAGAAAAGGGTCTAGTTCCTAGCTACGTATCGTTAGGGCTAGCTTTAAGATTTGTCTTAGATGCTTTACGTAAGCCGGAAGGTTCTAAAATGTACTACTTCGGTATAGCTGCTCTAGATAGATTCAAATCTCGTTTAAAGGACTATCATAAATATTGTGAACACGTTAGAGCTATACCTCATTTTAGTGAATTCCCTCCGCACTTAGTCGAATACATCGAATATGGCCTTCAGAGCCAAGAGCCACCTACTAAGCCGCAAGGAGCAGTGTTGCCAGCAAGTCTTGCCGCCATGCTGAATCAGAGCGCCGTTGTAACCGTTTCAGCACCATACAG gGCAGTCGTTTGTGTACATAATCCCATCTCGGTTATATCGAAGGTTACAAATTGCGCTGCCGGTGGTATTGGCAGTCGACCGTCTATAGCGAACGCTACAAATATTGACACACTGCTAACTGCTACGGACAGAGATGAAAAGATTAACGCTCCACCAGAAGCAATTCAAGATAAGACTGCATTTATATTCAACAATCTCAGCCAGCTAAACCTGCAAACTAAATGCGAAGAATTGAAGGAAATAATAACAGACGAATATTATCAATGGCTTTCTCAGTATCTAGTAATGAAGAGAGCTTCGATTGAGCTAAATTTTCACGCTCTGTATTCAAATTTTCTCGACGTTCTCAAAATAAGGGAAATAAATAAGATGGTTACGAAAGAAACTTACCGAAATATTAGAGTATTACTGCGATCTGATAAAGGCATAGCGAACTTCTCTGACCGATCTTTGTTGAAAAATCTCGGTCATTGGTTAGGTATGCTCACTTTAGCTCGCAACCAGCCTATCCTTTATGTAGATCTTGATCTTAAAGCACTGCTACTTGAAGCTTATCACAAGGGCCAGCAGGAGCTTCTTTACGTCGTGCCGTTTGTTGCGAAGGTCTTGGAATCCTGCGCCAAGAGCGTCGTATTCAGACCGCCGAATCCATGGTCTATGGCTCTAATGAACGTTTTGGCCGAGCTACATCAAGAACCtgatttgaaattgaatttaaagtttgaaatagaAGTGCTTTGCAAAAACTTAAGTTTGGATATAACTGATTTAAAACCATCTCTATATTTAAAGGATCCAGAAAAATTAAGGACTATCGAATTCCAACTCTCACAACCCAAACCCAATAAAGAGCCAGCTAATGTAATACCGGTTAACCAGGCCGTAGTTCAGGCTCCACAAATACAAATGATGCCTCCTCAACCGCCGATGATTCCTATCGAAGACATGTCCGGTACTGTGCCCACACCTACGAGTGGTATGATTCCCAATGATCCGAGCATGATGGGTGTTCTGGGATTGCCGGAGCCAAGATTCAACTATCTTGATGTGAATGTCTCATCAACTTCAGCTTTCGGTCAGAAAATATGTTTCAATCCGCATATAATTCTCTTCCAAAACTATCCTCATTTGAAGCAGTTTGTGAAACCTGCTATCGAGAGGTCGATTCAGGAATGGATTCATCCAGTTGTCGATCGGTCTATCAAGTATGCCTTGACGACTTGCGAGCAGATTATAAGGAAGGACTTTGCGTTTGACCCTGACGAGGTGCGCATGCGCACGTGCGCTCATCACATGATGCGGAATCTTACCGCCGGGATGGCTATGATCACTTGCCGCGAACAGATCATCAGCACGATAAGCACTAACTTGAAAGCTGCTTTTATCACTGCCCTGATACCAACCACTCCTCAACAG GATATCATAGAAAGTGCAGCAGCAGTTCTTGCTACAGAAAATATGGAGCTCGCTTGCGCTTTCATACAAAAGACGGCCGTCGAAAAGGCATTACCTGAACTCGATAAGAGGCTAATGAACGACTACGAAATGAGAAAAATCGCCCGACAGGAAGGGCGCAGATACTACGACCCGATGGTATTGACTTACCAAACTGAACGCATACCCGAGAGGGTGCGACTGCGTGTCGGCGGTCCCACAGACCTGCAGATTTCAGTTTATGAAGAGTTTGCGTGTAACATCCCTGGGTTTATGCCCGTTCGTGATGCGGGAATGTTTATTCCTAAGCCCTCAGCGCAGGAGCAAATACCGCAGATGACATTTAGCCAAGTAATGAATCCGACACAA gtgTACGGTACTGATGAAATGGGCACTCTTATAACAACAGCGGAACTGTTCCTGTCCAATGCGTTGACGGTTCCATTATTCGCGGTCCAGGCGACCAACACTCATACTTTGCTGGAGTGTCTTATCATAGCGAGACGTAACCGGGACATCGTATCTGGCTACACACTGTTGCAACGA GCTGTTGAAGGTCTCCTTGATGGCCACATTGTCCAACCTGGGACAAACCCTGAACATGCGGAGATGATGACTCGCTACCGTGACATTCACCTTCGAGTCCTGAAACTGTTGGAAGATGCTAGAGTTTATGGTCATGCCTGGACCACCAAACAAATAACGTACTGCGTCACCGAATGTCGGGATGAGTTGCGTTATAATCTGGAAGCGATAGATTGCCTTGTCAGGAATCATCTTATCAATTTGCCACAG TACGATCTTGCTCTGGCACATCTTATGGATAACGGGAACAACTATTTGGCTGTTGCCTTTGCCATGCAGCTGGTACAACTCTACCTCGTTGACGATAGGAACAATTTGTACGCTACTGAATCAGACTTGTACCACACTACGGAGACTCTCGTGAGGATGATGTCCCACTCCAGACAGCCGCCACCAGAGGGCCTAGCGACCCTCATCGAAACGATCAGAATTAACCAGGATCCAAGCACATATCTTGGTGAACGTTCTCCATTGGGACCAACTGCCCATATTCATAATGGAATCCTGCAAGTACGA gcCCGAGATTACGAAGATCCACCCGGTCTCCAAGAGAAGACTGAAAATCTCCTTCGTGAATGGAGGAACGTACTCCTGAGTCCGCTCACAGAAATCGAGATCGGACAGAACTTCAACATTTACGTTCACCGAATGAACATGAACGGTATACTCAAGTCAGACGACATGATCACCCGCTTCTTCCGTATCGCAACACAGATGTGCATCGAGAATGTGTACCAGCTGCTAACCGAGGATAGGATGAACCCACCACCGGTGCCTCCGAAGAGGGAGAAGTACTACGCTATATGCGACTCCTTCATCAAGCTCGTGTCACTTTTGATCAAGAATACTGCGGATGGTGGCAACCCTACACCAAAGCTTAATTTGCTTAATAAG ATCCTGGGCATCATCGCTGGGTGTCTACTCCAGGACCATGAAGAGCATGGCGCCAACTTCCAACAGCTCCCTTACCACCGTCTATTGCTCATACTGTTCCTTGATATGAACATGGCCGAGCCAGTCTTAGAATCTATGAACTATCAG GTTCTAACAGCATTCTGCCACACCCTCCGCATAATCCGTCCGAGCGTGGCACCGGGTTTCTGCTATGCCTGGCTGGAAATTGTGGCGCACAGGGCTTTCGTCAACAGGGTGTTAGCCGTCACACCGCAACAGaag GGCTGGGGAATGTATTCGACGCTGCTTATCGACCTTTTCAAGTTCCTCGATCCGTTCCTACGTAACACGGAACTGGCGACGCCCGTTATGATGCTATACAAAGGAACCCTCAAAGTCTTACTCGTTTTACTCCACGATTTTCCCGAGTTTCTGTGCGACTACCACTATGGCTTCTGTGATGAGATACCGCCAAATTGCATCCAAATGAGGAATCTCATCCTGTCAGCCTTCCCGAGGAACATGCGGCTACCCGATCCTTTCACGCCGAATTTGAAAGTGGATCTGTTGGCCGAAATCACGCTACCCCCTCGTGCAGTTATAAACTACGCTACGATTATACCGTCGTCGCAGTTTAAGAAGGATCTGGACGCGTATATCAAGGCCAGAGCGCCAGTCACGTTCCTATCGGAGCTGCGTAGTAACATGCAG GTGGTGAATGAGCCAGGCCGCAGATACAACAGCCAGCTGATGAATGCCGTGGTGCTGTACGTCGGCACTCAGGCTATCGCTCACATTAGATCGAAGGGGCAGACCCCGAACATGTCAACCATAGCCCATTCAGCGCACATGGATATTTTCCAAAACTTCACCGTAGACTTTGACTACGAAGGGAG GTACCTATTCCTGAACGCGATCGCAAACCAGCTACGCTATCCGAATAGCCACACTCATTACTTCAGCTGTTGCCTGCTGTACTTGTTCGCGGAGGCGAACTCTGAGGCTGTACAGGAGCAGATTACGAGGATGCTGCTAGAGAGGTTGATAGTCAACCGACCTCACCCGTGGGGTCTCCTGATCACATTCATCGAACTTATTAAGAACCCGATCTACAAGTTCTGGAGCCACGAGTTCGTACATTGCGCGCCTGAGATTGAAAA GCTTCCAAGAGGGGCAGCAAAGAGAGGCGCCCCAGCAACCGCAACCTTCCACTTCTCAACCTGTAAAACACGTCTTACAATGgaacaaattattcaaaaagtaaattcaatactAAATCCTTGCCCACACTCGGCTCCGCCGGATGAAACGGACGGTAAACAGTGTGATAAAGTGATTAGTGACAGTGTGAATCAATAA